In one window of Oncorhynchus kisutch isolate 150728-3 linkage group LG16, Okis_V2, whole genome shotgun sequence DNA:
- the lg16h21orf58 gene encoding uncharacterized protein C21orf58 homolog, with amino-acid sequence MTDPMLAQMTRLKLRLLEKRLENERDNKDSRAESALSTRSFDGQADALHSVLRRKKDLLQRLRHMLEDLSRPHTWGGTGRRYRPDLLPPPVPLPPTPAPIHIYQPALVPPAPPPPHPPPQPPRIIQQMLPQQPTTFIQQLPQQQPLIQQIPPPQPYPAPRSGSIKEDMVELMLMQNAQMHQIIMHNMMLKAIPPMALSPPNPGQDVVVRSAVKPRGNAVHHHHYGPQAQLLPPIGYPMWPSMASSLPEGQGGPHMPSVQHVTCPITLPPLNMY; translated from the exons ATGACTGATCCCATGCTTGCCCAGATGACCAGACTCAAACTCAGGCTGCTGGAGAAG AGACTGGAGAACGAGAGGGACAACAAGGACAGCAGAGCAGAATCTGCCCTATCCACCA GGAGTTTTGATGGACAGGCGGATGCGTTGCACAGTGTGCTTAGACGAAAAAAGGACCTGCTGCAAAGACTGAGG CACATGTTGGAGGACCTGAGCAGACCTCACACCTGGGGTGGGACAGGGAGACGGTACCGTCCAgaccttctccctcctcctgtccctctgcCTCCTACTCCGGCCCCCATCCATATCTACCAGCCTGCCCTTGTACCCCCCGCTCCACCCCCGCCACACCCCCCGCCACAGCCTCCACGCATCATCCAGCAAATG TTGCCCCAGCAGCCTACTACCTTCATTCAGCAGTTACCACAGCAACAGCCCCTCATACAACAGATACCCCCTCCTCAGCCTTACCCTGCACCAAGGTCTGGGAGCATCAAAGaag acatgGTGGAGCTGATGTTGATGCAGAATGCTCAGATGCATCAGATCATAatgcacaacatgatgctgaaaGCAATACCTCCCATGGCCCTATCACCACCTAACCCAGGACAG GATGTTGTTGTGAGGTCAGCAGTCAAACCAAGAGGAAACGCCGTCCACCACCATCACTACGGCCCCCAGGCCCAACTGCTACCTCCCATTGGCTATCCCATGTGGCCCTCGATGGCGTCATCGCTACCTGAAGGGCAGGGCGGGCCTCATATGCCGTCCGTGCAGCATGTGACCTGCCCCATCACGTTGCCCCCACTCAATATGTATTAG